A single genomic interval of Lodderomyces elongisporus chromosome 8, complete sequence harbors:
- the SHM2 gene encoding Serine hydroxymethyltransferase, cytosolic — MSYALSQTHRQLTEGHLKETDPEVDQIIKDEVDRQKHSIVLIASENFTTTAVFDALGTPMSNKYSEGYPGARYYGGNEHIDRMETLCQERALKAFHLTPDRWGVNVQTLSGSPANLQVYQAIMKPHERLMGLDLPHGGHLSHGYQTDSRKISAVSTYFETMPYRVDLETGLIDYDMLEKTAVLYRPKVLVAGTSAYCRLIDYKRMREIADKVGAYLVVDMAHISGLVAAGVIPSPFEYADIVTTTTHKSLRGPRGAMIFFRRGVRSTNPKTGQEIYYDLENPINFSVFPGHQGGPHNHTIAALSTALKQAATPEFKEYQEQVLKNAKALEEAFTAKGYKLVSNGTDSHMVLVSLKDKQIDGARVETVCEKINIALNKNSIPGDKSALVPGGVRIGAPAMTTRGLGEEDFKRIVDYIDFAVNFAKKTQESLPKDANKLKDFKNKILNESDETLEKVKSEISEWAGSFPLAV; from the coding sequence atGTCTTACGCATTATCACAAACTCACAGACAATTAACTGAAGGTCACTTGAAAGAGACAGACCCAGAAGTCGATCAAATCATTAAGGATGAAGTTGACAGACAAAAGCATTCGATTGTGTTGATTGCTTCTGAGAATTTCACCACCACTGCCGTATTTGATGCCTTAGGAACTCCAATGTCCAACAAATACTCTGAAGGCTACCCAGGTGCAAGATACTATGGTGGTAATGAGCACATTGACAGAATGGAAACCTTGTGTCAAGAAAGAGCCTTGAAGGCATTTCACTTGACCCCGGACCGTTGGGGTGTTAATGTGCAAACATTAAGTGGATCTCCGGCCAACTTGCAAGTTTACCAAGCCATCATGAAACCGCACGAGAGATTAATGGGTTTGGATTTACCTCACGGTGGTCACTTGAGTCACGGTTATCAAACTGATTCTAGGAAAATCAGTGCTGTTTCAACTTATTTTGAGACCATGCCATACAGAGTTGATTTGGAAACTGGTTTGATTGACTACGATATGTTGGAAAAGACTGCTGTATTGTACAGACCCAAGGTTTTGGTTGCTGGTACCAGTGCTTATTGTAGATTGATTGACTATAAGAGAATGAGGGAGATTGCGGACAAGGTTGGTGCTTaccttgttgttgatatgGCCCACATTTCAGGTTTGGTTGCTGCTGGTGTTATCCCTTCACCATTTGAATATGCCGATATTGTTACCACTACTACACACAAGTCATTGAGGGGTCCAAGAGGTGCCATGATCTTCTTTAGAAGAGGTGTGAGATCCACCAACCCAAAGACTGGACAAGAGATTTACTatgatttggaaaaccCAATAAACTTTTCTGTATTCCCCGGTCATCAAGGTGGTCCCCATAACCACACCATTGCTGCTTTGTCGACTGCTTTGAAGCAAGCTGCTACTCCTGAGTTCAAAGAGTACCAAGAACAAGTGTTGAAGAATGCCAAGGCTTTGGAAGAAGCATTCACTGCCAAGGGATACAAATTGGTTAGCAATGGTACCGACTCGCACatggttttggtttctcTTAAGgacaaacaaattgatgGTGCTAGAGTGGAAACTGTTTGCGAAAAGATCAATATCGCATTGAATAAAAATTCTATTCCAGGTGACAAATCGGCTTTAGTCCCGGGTGGTGTTAGAATTGGTGCACCAGCTATGACTACTAGAGGTTTAGGCGAAGAGGATTTCAAGAGAATTGTTGACTACATTGACTTTGCAGTCAATTTCGCCAAAAAGACTCAAGAATCTTTGCCCAAGGATGCTAACAAATTGAAggatttcaaaaacaagattTTGAACGAATCAGACGAGACTTTGGAAAAGGTCAAACTGGAGATTAGCGAATGGGCTGGCTCTTTCCCATTAGCTGTTTAG